From one Streptomyces sp. NBC_01478 genomic stretch:
- a CDS encoding FAD-binding oxidoreductase: MASLSTAGAALVALREDLVGDVFAPGDQGYDDARVVFNAMIDRRPAVIAQCVDEADVVRAVRFGRELDLPIAVRGGGHSVAGMALGDGALVVDLRHMREVTVHPAARAVRIAGGATMSDLDGPTQEHGLATTGGRVSTTGAGGFVLGGGTGWLDRAFGLAVDNLLGVELVTADARVVHASAEENPELFWALHGGGGNFGIATALTLRLHELPEFSIAMVMYEPEHGPDVVRTYREIIETGPQEASGGVIYLTGPPEEFVPEHLVGKRLCGALITYAGAEEDMRKLAQPLLALPHEIEIVTALPYARFQTMFDDPPNLRNYWSAEYLTGAPDEFTDVFCALGESMPVPTGTQHVLFPQGGAIASGPAGFPLPFRNAPWAVHPFGIWEDPADDERCIAWVKDVRARVQPWSTGAAYLNFIGDEGTDRVTAGLGAENTRRLAAVKREYDPDNVFRFNHNIAPA, translated from the coding sequence ATGGCTTCCCTCTCGACGGCGGGCGCGGCCCTTGTCGCGTTGCGCGAGGATCTGGTCGGCGACGTGTTCGCCCCGGGGGATCAGGGGTACGACGACGCCCGTGTCGTCTTCAACGCGATGATCGACCGGCGTCCCGCCGTGATCGCCCAGTGCGTGGACGAGGCCGACGTCGTACGGGCCGTGCGCTTCGGACGCGAGCTGGACCTGCCGATCGCGGTGCGCGGCGGCGGCCACAGCGTCGCGGGCATGGCGCTGGGCGACGGGGCGCTCGTCGTGGACCTGCGCCATATGCGCGAGGTGACCGTGCACCCGGCGGCCCGGGCGGTACGGATCGCCGGCGGGGCCACCATGAGCGACCTGGACGGCCCGACCCAGGAACACGGTCTCGCCACCACCGGCGGCCGGGTCTCCACGACCGGGGCCGGCGGCTTCGTCCTGGGCGGCGGCACCGGCTGGCTGGACCGCGCTTTCGGGCTCGCCGTCGACAACCTGCTCGGCGTCGAGCTGGTGACCGCCGACGCGCGAGTGGTGCACGCGAGCGCCGAGGAGAACCCGGAACTGTTCTGGGCCCTGCACGGCGGCGGCGGAAACTTCGGCATCGCCACCGCGCTCACCCTGCGCCTGCACGAACTGCCCGAGTTCTCCATCGCCATGGTGATGTACGAGCCCGAGCACGGCCCCGACGTCGTCCGCACCTACCGCGAGATCATCGAGACCGGCCCGCAGGAGGCGAGCGGCGGCGTCATCTATCTGACCGGCCCGCCCGAGGAGTTCGTCCCCGAGCACCTGGTCGGCAAGCGCCTGTGCGGCGCCCTCATCACCTACGCCGGTGCCGAGGAGGACATGCGCAAGCTCGCCCAGCCGCTGCTGGCCCTGCCGCACGAGATCGAGATCGTCACCGCGCTGCCCTACGCCCGGTTCCAGACGATGTTCGACGACCCGCCGAACCTGCGGAACTACTGGTCGGCCGAGTATCTGACGGGCGCGCCCGACGAGTTCACGGACGTCTTCTGCGCCCTCGGCGAGAGCATGCCGGTCCCCACGGGCACCCAGCACGTGCTGTTCCCGCAGGGCGGCGCCATCGCGTCCGGCCCCGCCGGGTTCCCGCTGCCGTTCCGGAACGCACCCTGGGCCGTGCACCCCTTCGGCATCTGGGAGGACCCGGCCGACGACGAACGCTGCATCGCCTGGGTCAAGGACGTCCGCGCCCGGGTCCAGCCCTGGAGCACCGGCGCGGCCTACCTCAACTTCATCGGCGACGAGGGCACGGACCGCGTGACGGCGGGCCTGGGCGCCGAGAACACCCGGCGGCTCGCGGCGGTGAAGCGGGAGTACGACCCCGACAACGTTTTCCGCTTCAACCACAACATCGCGCCGGCCTAG
- a CDS encoding PucR family transcriptional regulator, giving the protein MDSRTDSTFDSQGAGITVQRALELPGLRSGLPEILAGADRLQRTVRWVHAGEVPNIASLLKGGELLLTTGYGLGTRPAEQRAFVRTLAERGIAALVVELGPRFTRLPATLVETARATGLPLVQLHREVPFVAVTEEIHTEIVNGHYALLQQAEEVHRRCTEALLGGGGIPQVLGILADFSGNPVFLETPDGQLLYAAGSGPEGADPLQVWEGLRGPHKEASPSAGSVVVDVPGGGPGTGSVRARIVLLPVRGPLAPVHRIAAERAAGILAVVLMQARQEEELAARGRGDFLTDLAEGRIAAEDAPAQARVLGFKPGTSPLLPVVMRLGDALASPGGGWAVLARAVAEELASVGVPVLLGVRPVEGRVPLLLGLRSESERSAVADRVAAALRAGVERAGMQRPGAQPPIVVVGVAGGWAAASAGLRHAAETATAAQGLSDRPWYDARRLDIELLLWRLRDHPDLAAFVDRAIGPLRDHDNRSKPPLLPTLETYLAHAGRKAETARELHLNRQTLYNRLARIGELLGTDLEDPQTVLALSLALRARRLVP; this is encoded by the coding sequence ATGGACAGCCGTACGGACAGCACATTCGACAGCCAGGGCGCCGGCATCACCGTTCAGCGGGCGCTGGAGCTGCCCGGGCTGCGCAGCGGGCTGCCGGAGATCCTGGCGGGCGCCGACCGGCTGCAACGGACCGTGCGGTGGGTGCACGCGGGCGAGGTCCCGAACATCGCCTCCCTCCTCAAGGGCGGCGAACTGCTCCTGACCACGGGCTACGGCCTCGGCACGCGCCCGGCGGAGCAGCGCGCGTTCGTCCGCACCCTGGCCGAGCGCGGCATCGCGGCCCTGGTCGTCGAACTCGGCCCGCGCTTCACCCGGCTCCCCGCCACCCTCGTCGAGACGGCCCGGGCGACCGGCCTCCCCCTCGTCCAGTTGCACCGCGAGGTGCCGTTCGTGGCGGTCACCGAGGAGATCCACACCGAGATCGTCAACGGCCACTACGCGCTGCTCCAGCAGGCCGAGGAGGTCCACCGCCGCTGCACGGAGGCTCTGCTCGGCGGCGGTGGCATCCCCCAAGTCCTGGGCATCCTGGCCGACTTCAGCGGCAACCCGGTGTTCCTGGAGACCCCGGACGGCCAACTCCTCTACGCGGCGGGGTCCGGCCCCGAGGGCGCCGACCCGCTCCAGGTGTGGGAGGGGCTGCGCGGCCCGCACAAGGAGGCCTCGCCGTCCGCCGGTTCGGTGGTGGTGGACGTGCCCGGCGGCGGTCCCGGCACGGGTTCGGTGCGGGCGCGGATCGTCCTCCTCCCGGTCCGCGGTCCCCTCGCCCCCGTGCACCGCATCGCCGCCGAACGGGCCGCCGGCATCCTCGCCGTGGTCCTGATGCAGGCCCGCCAGGAGGAGGAGCTGGCGGCCCGCGGACGTGGCGACTTCCTCACCGACCTCGCCGAGGGCCGTATCGCCGCCGAGGACGCCCCGGCGCAGGCCCGCGTGCTGGGCTTCAAGCCCGGCACCAGCCCGCTGCTGCCGGTGGTGATGCGGCTGGGCGACGCGCTGGCCTCCCCCGGCGGCGGCTGGGCGGTCCTGGCCCGCGCGGTCGCCGAGGAGCTGGCCTCGGTGGGTGTCCCGGTCCTGCTGGGCGTACGACCGGTCGAGGGCCGGGTCCCGCTGCTGCTCGGGCTGCGCTCGGAGTCGGAGCGGTCGGCCGTCGCGGACCGGGTCGCGGCGGCGCTGCGGGCGGGCGTGGAGCGGGCCGGGATGCAGCGGCCGGGCGCGCAGCCGCCGATCGTGGTCGTCGGGGTGGCCGGCGGCTGGGCGGCGGCGTCGGCGGGACTGCGGCACGCGGCCGAGACGGCGACGGCGGCCCAGGGCCTGTCCGACCGCCCCTGGTACGACGCCCGGCGCCTGGACATCGAGCTGCTGCTGTGGCGGCTGCGCGACCATCCCGACCTCGCGGCGTTCGTGGACCGCGCGATCGGCCCGCTCCGCGACCACGACAACCGCTCGAAACCGCCCCTGCTGCCCACGCTGGAAACGTACTTGGCGCACGCGGGCCGCAAGGCGGAGACGGCCCGCGAACTGCATCTCAACCGGCAGACCCTCTACAACCGGCTCGCCCGGATCGGGGAGTTGCTCGGCACGGACCTCGAAGACCCGCAGACGGTACTGGCGTTGAGCCTGGCGCTGCGGGCCCGCAGGCTCGTGCCGTAG
- a CDS encoding glycosyltransferase family 4 protein, giving the protein MTPVSSHSPHGQSPLRTVQVLGGGDAASSAHVRSLASGLVARGVRVTVCAPTEADHTYDFTGAGAEHVHVPRSSDPASVAALRAACADADLVHAHGLHASFRAVLALSGRRTPLVVTWHNRAHAEGARAHLLRLLERRVVKAAVVVLGATSDLVDRARRTGARDARLAAVALPGPRRAAVDHEDPDRLSPKLRAELGATDRPLLIAVGSLDRQRGYDTLLDASRGWCRLDPAPLLVIAGEGPLRGELQRRIDDEELPVRLIGRRDDVGELLAAADLALLPSSWESRSVIAQEALHARVPLVATAVGGIPELVGDAAALVPYGDAKALADAVTGLLRDPERRELLREKGARQAATWPTEDETVAQVLSVYDELTQPLPLT; this is encoded by the coding sequence GTGACCCCCGTGAGCAGCCACTCACCGCACGGCCAGTCGCCGCTGCGCACCGTGCAGGTGCTCGGCGGAGGCGACGCCGCCAGCAGCGCACATGTGCGCTCCCTGGCCTCCGGGCTCGTCGCACGGGGCGTGCGGGTGACGGTGTGCGCCCCCACCGAGGCCGATCACACCTACGACTTCACGGGCGCCGGCGCCGAACACGTGCACGTGCCGCGCAGCAGCGACCCCGCGTCCGTGGCGGCGCTGCGGGCCGCCTGCGCGGACGCCGACCTGGTGCACGCGCACGGGCTGCACGCCTCCTTCCGCGCCGTCCTCGCGCTCAGCGGCCGCCGCACCCCGCTCGTCGTGACGTGGCACAACCGCGCCCATGCGGAAGGCGCGCGGGCCCACCTGCTGCGGCTGCTGGAGCGGCGGGTCGTGAAGGCCGCCGTCGTCGTCCTCGGGGCGACGTCCGATCTGGTCGACCGGGCGCGGCGGACGGGCGCCCGGGACGCCCGGCTCGCCGCCGTCGCCCTGCCGGGGCCGCGCCGCGCCGCCGTGGACCACGAGGACCCCGACCGGCTGAGCCCCAAGCTCCGGGCCGAACTCGGCGCCACCGACCGCCCGTTGCTCATCGCCGTCGGCTCGCTCGACCGGCAGCGGGGCTACGACACACTCCTGGACGCCTCACGCGGCTGGTGTCGCCTCGACCCGGCGCCGCTGCTCGTGATCGCGGGAGAGGGGCCGCTGCGGGGCGAGTTGCAGCGGCGGATCGACGACGAGGAGCTGCCGGTCCGGCTCATCGGCCGGCGCGACGATGTCGGCGAACTCCTCGCCGCCGCCGATCTCGCACTCCTGCCCAGCAGTTGGGAGTCCCGCTCGGTGATCGCCCAGGAGGCCCTCCACGCCCGTGTGCCGCTCGTCGCGACCGCGGTCGGCGGCATCCCCGAACTCGTCGGCGACGCCGCCGCACTCGTGCCCTACGGCGACGCGAAGGCCCTCGCCGACGCCGTCACCGGACTGCTCCGTGACCCCGAACGCCGGGAACTGCTGCGGGAGAAGGGCGCCCGGCAGGCCGCCACCTGGCCCACCGAGGACGAGACCGTCGCCCAAGTGCTGAGCGTCTACGACGAGTTGACCCAGCCCCTGCCGCTGACCTGA
- the recN gene encoding DNA repair protein RecN has translation MRIRSLGVIDDAVVELSPGFTAVTGETGAGKTMVVTSLGLLLGGRADPALVRIGAKNAVVEGRISVPPGGSAVLRAEEAGAELDDGTLLISRTVSAEGRSRAHLGGRSVPVGVLAELADELVAVHGQTDQQGLLKQSRQRQALDRYAGDAVTGPLVKYGEAYRRLRAVAVELDEITTRARERAQEADMLRYGLDEIAGVEPRAGEDVELAAEAERLGHAEALASAATVAHAALAGNPEDPEGIDAATLVAGAQRALEAVRSHDSALASLTDRIGEIGILLGDVAGELAGYADDLDADPLRLAAVEERRAALNALTRKYGQDIAAVLAYAEQGATRLTELDGDDERIDELTAERDALRGELGGLAQALTDARTEAAARFAAAVTAELASLAMPHARVSFEIRQAEDPEGVEVGGRAVAYGPSGVDEVELLLAPHPGAPPRPIAKGASGGELSRVMLAVEVVFAGTDPVPTYLFDEVDAGVGGKAAVEIGRRLAKLAKTAQVVVVTHLPQVAAFADRQLLVEKTNDGSVTRSGVKVLEGEDRVRELSRMLAGQEDSETARAHAEELLATARADG, from the coding sequence ATGCGGATACGGTCGCTCGGAGTCATTGACGATGCTGTCGTCGAACTGTCGCCGGGGTTCACCGCTGTCACGGGTGAGACCGGTGCGGGCAAGACCATGGTCGTCACCAGTCTCGGGCTGTTGCTCGGGGGGCGGGCGGACCCGGCGCTGGTGCGGATCGGGGCCAAGAACGCGGTGGTGGAGGGGCGGATCTCCGTGCCTCCGGGGGGCTCTGCCGTGCTGCGGGCCGAGGAGGCCGGTGCCGAGCTGGACGACGGGACGCTGCTCATCAGCCGTACCGTTTCCGCCGAAGGGCGGTCCCGGGCGCACCTGGGCGGGCGGTCCGTGCCGGTGGGGGTGCTCGCGGAGTTGGCGGACGAGCTGGTCGCCGTGCACGGGCAGACCGATCAGCAGGGGTTGCTGAAGCAGTCCCGGCAGCGGCAGGCGCTCGACCGGTATGCCGGGGACGCCGTCACCGGGCCGTTGGTCAAGTACGGCGAGGCGTATCGGCGGCTGCGGGCCGTCGCCGTCGAGCTGGACGAGATCACCACGCGCGCGCGTGAGCGGGCCCAGGAAGCCGACATGCTGCGGTACGGGCTCGACGAGATCGCCGGCGTGGAGCCGCGCGCCGGGGAGGACGTGGAGCTCGCCGCCGAGGCCGAGCGGCTCGGGCACGCGGAGGCGTTGGCGTCCGCGGCGACGGTCGCTCATGCCGCGCTCGCCGGTAATCCCGAGGACCCCGAGGGCATCGACGCCGCGACCCTTGTCGCGGGGGCGCAGCGGGCCCTGGAGGCCGTACGGTCGCACGACTCGGCGCTGGCCTCGCTCACCGACCGGATCGGTGAGATCGGCATTCTGCTGGGCGATGTGGCGGGGGAGTTGGCGGGTTACGCCGACGACCTGGACGCCGATCCGCTGCGGCTCGCCGCCGTCGAGGAGCGGCGGGCCGCCCTCAACGCGCTCACCCGGAAGTACGGGCAGGACATCGCGGCCGTGCTCGCGTACGCCGAGCAGGGGGCCACGCGGCTGACCGAACTCGACGGCGACGACGAGCGGATCGACGAGCTCACCGCCGAGCGGGACGCGCTGCGGGGTGAACTGGGCGGCCTTGCACAGGCGTTGACCGATGCGCGGACCGAGGCCGCCGCGCGGTTCGCCGCTGCCGTCACCGCTGAGCTGGCGTCCCTCGCGATGCCGCACGCGCGCGTGTCGTTCGAGATCCGGCAGGCCGAGGACCCGGAGGGCGTCGAGGTCGGGGGGCGTGCGGTCGCCTACGGGCCGTCGGGCGTCGACGAGGTCGAGCTGCTGCTCGCCCCGCACCCCGGTGCTCCGCCGCGGCCCATCGCCAAGGGCGCGTCCGGCGGTGAGCTGTCGCGCGTGATGCTCGCCGTGGAGGTCGTGTTCGCGGGGACCGATCCCGTGCCGACGTATCTCTTCGACGAGGTCGACGCCGGTGTCGGCGGCAAGGCGGCGGTGGAGATCGGGCGGCGGCTCGCCAAGCTCGCGAAGACCGCTCAGGTCGTCGTCGTGACCCACCTGCCTCAGGTGGCAGCCTTCGCCGACCGGCAGTTGCTGGTCGAGAAGACCAACGACGGGTCCGTGACCCGGTCCGGCGTGAAGGTCCTCGAAGGCGAGGACCGCGTACGGGAGTTGTCCCGGATGCTGGCCGGCCAGGAGGACTCGGAGACGGCCCGCGCGCACGCGGAGGAGTTGTTGGCGACGGCGCGCGCGGACGGCTAG
- a CDS encoding NAD kinase — MTQNRARTVFLLAHTGRPAAIRSAELVVKGLLQSGIGVRVLEYEARDLPLPDEVETVTEATPQCLEGCELLIVLGGDGTLLRGAEFARASGVPMLGVNLGSVGFLAEAERDDLDKVVDRVVTRAYEVEERMTVDVVVHKNGNIVHTDWALNEAAVQKAGAEKLLEVVLEIDGRPVTGFGCDGIVCATPTGSTAYAFSAGGPVVWPEVEALLMVPISAHALFAKPLVTSPDSVLAVEVLPHIPPGVLWCDGRRTVELPAGARVEVRRGAVPVRLARLHHASFTDRLVAKFALPVSGWRGAPQ; from the coding sequence TTGACACAGAACCGAGCTCGTACTGTTTTCCTGCTCGCGCACACGGGGCGGCCTGCGGCCATCCGGAGTGCCGAACTGGTCGTCAAGGGGCTGCTCCAGTCCGGTATCGGAGTGCGCGTCCTCGAGTACGAGGCACGTGACCTGCCGTTGCCCGACGAGGTGGAGACGGTCACCGAAGCCACCCCGCAGTGCCTTGAGGGCTGCGAGCTGCTCATCGTCCTCGGCGGTGACGGCACGCTGCTGCGCGGCGCGGAGTTCGCGCGGGCGTCCGGGGTGCCGATGCTCGGCGTCAACCTCGGCAGCGTGGGGTTCCTCGCGGAGGCCGAGCGGGACGATCTCGACAAGGTCGTGGACCGGGTGGTCACGCGGGCCTACGAGGTCGAGGAGCGGATGACCGTCGATGTCGTCGTTCACAAGAACGGGAACATCGTGCATACGGACTGGGCGTTGAACGAGGCGGCGGTGCAGAAGGCCGGCGCGGAGAAGTTGCTCGAAGTCGTGCTGGAGATCGACGGGCGGCCGGTCACGGGGTTCGGGTGTGACGGGATCGTTTGTGCGACTCCTACGGGGTCTACGGCGTATGCGTTCTCGGCTGGTGGGCCTGTGGTGTGGCCCGAGGTCGAGGCGTTGCTGATGGTGCCTATCAGTGCGCACGCCTTGTTCGCGAAGCCGTTGGTTACCTCGCCGGATTCTGTGCTTGCCGTTGAGGTGTTGCCGCACATCCCCCCGGGGGTTTTGTGGTGTGACGGTCGGCGGACTGTCGAGTTGCCGGCCGGAGCGAGGGTTGAGGTTCGGCGGGGGGCTGTTCCTGTGCGGCTTGCTCGGCTGCACCATGCGTCGTTCACCGATCGGCTTGTTGCCAAGTTCGCTCTGCCTGTTTCGGGGTGGCGGGGGGCTCCTCAGTAG
- a CDS encoding TlyA family RNA methyltransferase, whose amino-acid sequence MAGVARRRLDAELVRRKLARSREHASQLIAAGRVTVGRTVATKPATQVETAAAIVVVADDDDPDYVSRGGHKLAGALEVFVPRGLVVEGRRALDAGASTGGFTDVLLRAGATQVVAVDVGYGQLAWSLQSDERVTVKDRTNVRELTLEAIDGEPVDLVVGDLSFIPLGLVLPALARCTKPDADLVMMVKPQFEVGKERLGSGGVVRSPELRAEAVRGVARRAAELGLGVEGVTASPLPGPSGNVEYFLWLRAGAPELDPADVDRAVAEGPR is encoded by the coding sequence GTGGCAGGAGTGGCACGCCGACGTCTCGACGCCGAGCTGGTCCGACGGAAGCTCGCGCGCTCGCGGGAGCACGCGAGCCAGTTGATCGCCGCCGGCCGGGTCACCGTGGGCAGGACCGTCGCGACCAAGCCGGCCACCCAGGTGGAGACCGCGGCCGCCATCGTCGTCGTAGCGGACGACGACGACCCCGACTACGTGTCGCGCGGTGGCCACAAGCTCGCGGGTGCGCTGGAGGTCTTCGTGCCGCGGGGGCTCGTGGTCGAGGGGCGGCGGGCGTTGGACGCCGGCGCGTCCACCGGAGGCTTCACCGATGTGCTGCTGCGGGCGGGTGCCACGCAGGTCGTCGCGGTGGACGTCGGGTACGGGCAACTCGCGTGGTCTCTGCAGAGCGATGAACGCGTCACCGTCAAGGACCGTACGAACGTACGCGAGTTGACGCTTGAAGCGATCGATGGGGAGCCTGTGGATCTAGTCGTGGGGGATCTGTCCTTCATCCCGCTCGGGCTGGTGCTGCCCGCCCTGGCGCGGTGCACGAAGCCGGACGCGGACCTGGTGATGATGGTCAAGCCGCAGTTCGAGGTGGGGAAGGAACGGCTGGGGAGCGGGGGCGTCGTGCGCAGCCCCGAGCTACGGGCCGAGGCCGTGCGCGGTGTCGCCCGCCGGGCGGCCGAGTTGGGGCTCGGGGTGGAGGGCGTCACCGCCAGCCCGCTGCCCGGGCCCTCCGGGAATGTCGAGTACTTTCTGTGGCTGCGGGCCGGCGCACCCGAACTGGACCCGGCCGATGTTGACCGTGCAGTGGCGGAGGGGCCGCGTTGA
- a CDS encoding SCP2 sterol-binding domain-containing protein: MATIEECRVALEKLSDNMQQADGNVRAAAAMDRSVSCRITDLDVTFVGRLTGGRIVVDETVQGLPAEKAQIRLTMAGDDLVAMVNGGLNFAKAWGSGRVKLEANVFDLFRLRKLL, encoded by the coding sequence ATGGCAACGATCGAAGAGTGCCGCGTCGCACTCGAGAAGCTCTCGGACAACATGCAGCAGGCCGATGGGAATGTCCGCGCCGCAGCGGCCATGGACCGTTCGGTGAGCTGCCGGATCACCGACCTCGACGTCACGTTCGTCGGCCGGCTCACCGGCGGTCGCATCGTGGTCGACGAGACCGTGCAGGGTCTTCCGGCGGAGAAGGCCCAGATCAGGCTGACCATGGCGGGCGACGACCTGGTGGCCATGGTCAACGGCGGCCTGAACTTCGCGAAGGCCTGGGGCTCGGGCCGGGTGAAGCTGGAGGCCAACGTGTTCGACCTGTTCCGCCTCAGGAAGCTTCTGTAG
- a CDS encoding ABC transporter ATP-binding protein has protein sequence MSNQSNQRGLSSGLNNRRSTVNRLSADNVTLAYDQRVIARELSVEIPDNSFTVIVGPNACGKSTLLRALSRMLKPSEGRVLLDGQVIQSMPAKKVARTLGLLPQSSIAPDGITVGDLVGRGRYPHQGILRQWSQEDERVVQESMAQTGVAELADRYVDELSGGQRQRVWIAMALAQQTPLLLLDEPTTYLDIQHQIDVLDLCAELHEEQGRTLVAVLHDLNHAARYATHLIALREGSVIAQGAPGDIVTAELVEEVFGLRCQVIDDPETGTPLVVPAARKARARAVAAEAS, from the coding sequence ATGAGCAACCAGAGCAACCAGCGCGGCCTCAGCAGCGGGCTGAACAATCGAAGGAGCACCGTGAACCGCCTGTCCGCCGACAACGTCACCCTCGCCTACGACCAGCGCGTCATCGCACGCGAGCTGTCGGTGGAGATCCCCGACAACTCCTTCACGGTGATCGTCGGCCCGAACGCGTGCGGCAAGTCCACGCTGCTGCGCGCCCTGTCACGGATGCTGAAGCCGAGCGAGGGCCGGGTGCTGCTCGACGGGCAGGTCATCCAGTCGATGCCCGCGAAGAAGGTCGCGCGCACCCTGGGTCTGCTGCCGCAGTCGTCCATCGCGCCCGACGGGATCACCGTCGGCGACCTCGTGGGCCGCGGCCGGTACCCGCACCAGGGCATCCTGCGCCAGTGGTCCCAGGAGGACGAGCGGGTCGTACAGGAGTCGATGGCGCAGACCGGTGTCGCCGAGCTCGCCGATCGCTATGTCGACGAACTGTCCGGCGGACAACGGCAACGGGTGTGGATCGCGATGGCGCTCGCCCAGCAGACGCCCCTGCTGCTCCTCGACGAGCCGACCACCTATCTGGACATCCAGCACCAGATCGACGTCCTCGACCTCTGCGCCGAGCTGCACGAGGAGCAGGGCCGCACGCTGGTCGCGGTGCTGCACGACCTCAACCACGCGGCCCGGTACGCCACTCACCTCATCGCGCTGCGGGAGGGCTCGGTCATCGCGCAGGGCGCGCCGGGCGACATCGTCACGGCCGAACTGGTCGAGGAGGTCTTCGGGCTGCGCTGCCAGGTCATCGACGACCCGGAGACGGGGACACCGCTGGTGGTGCCGGCCGCGCGCAAGGCACGCGCGCGTGCGGTCGCCGCGGAAGCTTCCTGA
- a CDS encoding FecCD family ABC transporter permease — protein MRASRAQAVRTGGLSLRFDLRAFAVVVLLLVCALAASVVLIGTGDFPIPAGDVLKTLFGGGNAGQEFIVNELRLPRVLVGLLVGASLGLGGALFQSISRNPLGSPDVLGLSQGSTAGALVMIVLFSGSATAVTLGALAGGLVTGAAIYLLAWKQGVHGYRLVLVGIGVSAVVTAVNGYLLTKADLVDAARAVVWMTGSLNGRDWTQVWPLLGLCAVLLPLVLANARGLRMMEMGDDVSYALGVRVERVRLLLMVAAVLLTAAATAAAGPVGFVALTAPQLARRLTRSPGPNLVPSLCMGATLLVTADWASQQAFGADQLPVGVVTGVLGGVYLLWLLVTERKAGRI, from the coding sequence ATGCGGGCCTCCCGTGCCCAGGCCGTACGGACCGGTGGCCTCTCCCTCCGCTTCGACCTTCGCGCCTTCGCGGTCGTCGTCCTCCTCCTGGTCTGCGCGCTCGCGGCGAGTGTCGTGCTCATCGGTACCGGTGACTTCCCGATCCCGGCCGGGGACGTCCTCAAGACGCTGTTCGGGGGCGGTAACGCCGGTCAGGAGTTCATCGTCAACGAACTGCGGCTGCCGCGCGTCCTCGTCGGGCTGCTGGTAGGTGCCTCGCTCGGGCTCGGGGGTGCGCTGTTCCAGTCCATCTCCCGTAATCCGCTGGGGAGTCCGGACGTGCTCGGCCTCTCGCAGGGGTCGACAGCCGGGGCGCTCGTCATGATCGTGCTGTTCTCCGGCAGCGCGACCGCCGTCACCCTCGGGGCGCTCGCCGGAGGTCTGGTGACCGGGGCCGCGATCTACCTGCTCGCCTGGAAGCAGGGGGTGCACGGGTACCGGCTCGTCCTGGTCGGCATCGGCGTCTCCGCCGTCGTCACCGCCGTCAACGGCTATCTGCTCACCAAGGCCGACCTCGTCGACGCGGCCCGCGCGGTCGTGTGGATGACCGGTTCCCTCAACGGCCGTGACTGGACCCAGGTCTGGCCGCTGCTCGGCCTGTGCGCCGTACTGCTGCCGCTCGTCCTCGCCAACGCGCGCGGGCTGCGGATGATGGAGATGGGCGACGACGTGTCGTACGCCCTCGGGGTGCGCGTCGAGCGCGTGCGGCTGCTGCTGATGGTGGCCGCCGTGCTGCTCACCGCCGCGGCGACCGCCGCCGCGGGACCCGTCGGCTTCGTCGCCCTCACGGCGCCGCAGCTCGCCCGGCGGCTGACCCGCTCGCCGGGTCCGAACCTGGTGCCCTCGCTGTGCATGGGCGCCACCCTGCTGGTCACCGCCGACTGGGCCTCCCAACAAGCGTTCGGCGCCGACCAGTTGCCCGTGGGCGTGGTCACCGGAGTCCTCGGCGGGGTCTACCTGCTGTGGCTCCTGGTCACCGAGCGCAAGGCGGGCCGGATATGA